One Pseudomonas sp. AN-1 genomic region harbors:
- the thiS gene encoding sulfur carrier protein ThiS — MRIQLNGEALDLPDGLSVADLLSHLDLAGKRVAVELNLDIVPRSQHAVTRLGDGDRVEVVHAIGGG; from the coding sequence ATGCGCATTCAGCTGAATGGCGAAGCTCTCGATCTGCCCGACGGCCTGTCCGTCGCCGACCTGCTGAGCCACCTCGACCTGGCCGGCAAGCGCGTGGCGGTCGAGCTCAACCTCGATATCGTGCCGCGCAGCCAGCACGCCGTCACCCGGCTCGGCGACGGCGACCGGGTCGAGGTGGTGCATGCCATCGGCGGTGGCTAG
- a CDS encoding DUF423 domain-containing protein, translated as MSRLFVLFAAVFGLAGVGLGAFAAHGLRGRLSPEYLAVFQTGVLYQLVHALALLGVGALALHWRSRLLAASGGLFAAGILLFSGSLYLLTLSGLRVGMVTPLGGVCFLAGWLCLALAAWRARPQAG; from the coding sequence ATGTCCCGCCTGTTCGTCCTGTTCGCCGCCGTCTTCGGTCTCGCCGGGGTCGGCCTCGGCGCCTTCGCCGCCCATGGCCTGCGTGGCCGTCTCAGCCCCGAGTACCTGGCGGTATTCCAGACCGGGGTGCTCTACCAGCTGGTCCACGCCCTGGCCCTGCTCGGCGTCGGCGCGCTCGCCCTGCACTGGCGCTCGCGCCTGCTGGCGGCGTCCGGCGGCCTGTTTGCCGCCGGCATCCTGCTGTTCTCCGGCAGCCTGTACCTGCTGACCCTGAGCGGCCTCAGGGTCGGCATGGTCACCCCGCTGGGCGGCGTCTGCTTCCTCGCCGGCTGGCTGTGCCTGGCGCTGGCCGCCTGGCGGGCCCGGCCGCAGGCCGGCTGA
- the mtgA gene encoding monofunctional biosynthetic peptidoglycan transglycosylase, with translation MRRLPLRRLSALAARTLLGALLASVLVVLLLRWLPPPGTALMVERKLESWFTGEPIDLQRTWRPWTELPDDLKVAVIAAEDQKFAEHWGFDTAAIRAALAHNERGGSLRGASTLSQQVAKNLFLWSGRSWLRKGLEAWFTLLIETLWPKQRILEVYLNSAEWGNGVFGAEAAARHHFGRGAPYLSRQQASLLAAVLPSPRTWSAGRPSAYVSRRANWIRQQMWQLGGSHYLQRL, from the coding sequence ATGCGTCGCCTCCCGCTCCGCCGCCTGTCCGCCCTCGCCGCCCGCACACTGCTCGGCGCCCTGCTCGCCAGCGTCCTCGTCGTGCTGCTGCTGCGCTGGCTGCCGCCGCCGGGCACGGCGCTGATGGTCGAGCGCAAGCTGGAATCGTGGTTCACGGGCGAGCCGATCGACCTGCAGCGCACCTGGCGGCCGTGGACCGAGCTGCCGGACGACCTCAAGGTGGCGGTGATCGCCGCCGAGGACCAGAAGTTCGCCGAGCACTGGGGCTTCGACACGGCCGCGATCCGCGCCGCCCTGGCGCACAACGAGCGCGGCGGCAGCCTGCGCGGCGCCAGCACGCTCAGCCAGCAGGTGGCCAAGAACCTGTTCCTGTGGTCCGGGCGCAGCTGGCTGCGCAAGGGCCTGGAGGCCTGGTTCACCCTGCTGATCGAGACCCTGTGGCCCAAGCAGCGCATCCTCGAGGTCTACCTCAACAGCGCCGAGTGGGGCAACGGCGTGTTCGGCGCCGAGGCGGCGGCGCGCCACCACTTCGGCCGGGGCGCCCCCTACCTGTCGCGCCAGCAGGCCAGCCTGCTCGCCGCCGTGCTGCCCAGCCCGCGCACCTGGAGCGCCGGCCGGCCGAGCGCCTACGTCAGCCGCCGGGCGAACTGGATCCGCCAGCAGATGTGGCAGCTGGGCGGCAGCCACTACCTCCAGCGTCTGTAG
- the rpoH gene encoding RNA polymerase sigma factor RpoH — protein sequence MSTSLQPVYALAPGANLEAYVHSVNSIPLLSAEQERELAGRLYYEQDLEAARQMVLAHLRFVVHIARSYSGYGLAQADLIQEGNVGLMKAVKRFNPEMGVRLVSFAVHWIRAEIHEFILRNWRIVKVATTKAQRKLFFNLRSQKKRLAWLSNAEVEAVAESLGVEAREVREMESRLTGQDMAFDPASDADDDTAFQAPAHYLEDNRYDPARQLEEADWSDSANASLHDALDGLDERSRDILHQRWLAEEKATLHELAAKYNVSAERIRQLEKNAMTKLKGRLLA from the coding sequence ATGTCCACCTCTCTGCAGCCTGTCTATGCCCTGGCTCCCGGCGCCAACCTGGAGGCCTACGTGCATTCGGTCAACAGCATCCCGTTGCTGTCGGCCGAGCAGGAGCGCGAGCTGGCCGGGCGTCTGTACTACGAGCAGGATCTCGAGGCTGCGCGGCAGATGGTGCTCGCGCACCTGCGCTTCGTCGTGCACATCGCCCGCAGCTACTCCGGCTACGGCCTGGCCCAGGCCGACCTGATCCAGGAAGGCAACGTCGGCCTGATGAAGGCGGTCAAGCGCTTCAACCCGGAAATGGGCGTGCGCCTGGTGTCCTTCGCCGTGCACTGGATTCGCGCCGAGATCCACGAGTTCATCCTGCGCAACTGGCGCATCGTCAAGGTCGCCACCACCAAGGCGCAGCGCAAGCTGTTCTTCAACCTGCGCAGCCAGAAGAAGCGCCTGGCCTGGCTGAGCAACGCCGAGGTCGAGGCAGTGGCCGAGAGCCTCGGCGTCGAGGCGCGCGAAGTGCGCGAGATGGAGAGCCGGCTGACCGGTCAGGACATGGCCTTCGATCCGGCCAGCGACGCCGACGACGACACCGCCTTCCAGGCTCCGGCCCACTACCTGGAAGACAACCGCTACGACCCGGCCCGCCAGCTGGAGGAGGCCGACTGGAGCGACAGCGCCAACGCCAGCCTGCACGACGCGCTGGACGGTCTCGACGAGCGCAGCCGCGACATCCTCCACCAGCGCTGGCTGGCCGAGGAGAAGGCCACGCTGCACGAGCTGGCGGCCAAGTACAACGTCTCCGCCGAGCGCATCCGCCAGCTGGAGAAGAACGCCATGACCAAGCTCAAGGGGCGCCTGCTGGCCTGA
- the ftsX gene encoding permease-like cell division protein FtsX, translating to MGASKQLPRGAEEGAPEQRQRRLQEAETTDWGGLLRAYLDSHRASLADSLRRLARQPFGSFLTCLVMGIALALPMGLSLLLDSVERLGGSWQRAAQISVFLDLEVADVEGQALREQIAGMDGVLAAEWISREQGLEQLQQHSGLGDALRELPDNPLPAVVLVTPQEVDKAGLEALRARLAELPGVEQAQLDLLWVERLGAILHLGERFIFGLAVVLILALLLVIGNTIRLHIENRRAEIEVIKLVGGTDGYVRRPFLYTGAFYGIGAGLLAWGVLEYGLNWLNQSVVGLAGLYDSDFALGGVPAEDGLSLLVGALLLGWVGAWLAVARHLRQLAPQ from the coding sequence ATGGGGGCCAGCAAGCAACTGCCGCGCGGCGCCGAGGAAGGCGCCCCGGAGCAGCGCCAGCGCCGCCTGCAGGAGGCCGAGACCACCGACTGGGGTGGCCTGCTGCGTGCCTACCTGGACAGTCATCGCGCCAGCCTGGCCGACAGCCTGCGTCGCCTGGCCCGCCAGCCGTTCGGCAGCTTCCTCACCTGCCTGGTGATGGGCATCGCCCTGGCGCTGCCGATGGGCCTGTCCCTGCTGCTGGACAGCGTCGAGCGCCTCGGCGGCTCCTGGCAGCGCGCCGCGCAGATCTCGGTGTTCCTCGACCTGGAGGTGGCCGACGTCGAAGGCCAGGCGCTGCGCGAGCAGATCGCCGGGATGGACGGCGTGCTCGCCGCCGAGTGGATCAGCCGCGAGCAGGGGCTCGAGCAGCTGCAGCAGCACTCCGGCCTCGGCGATGCGCTCAGGGAACTGCCGGACAACCCGCTGCCGGCGGTGGTGCTGGTCACCCCGCAGGAGGTCGACAAGGCCGGCCTGGAGGCACTGCGCGCGCGCCTGGCGGAGCTGCCCGGCGTCGAGCAGGCGCAGCTCGACCTGCTGTGGGTCGAGCGCTTGGGCGCCATCCTCCACCTCGGCGAGCGCTTCATCTTCGGTCTGGCCGTGGTGCTGATCCTCGCCCTGCTGCTGGTGATCGGCAACACCATCCGCCTGCACATCGAGAACCGCCGCGCCGAGATCGAGGTGATCAAGCTGGTCGGCGGCACCGACGGCTACGTGCGCCGGCCGTTCCTGTACACCGGCGCCTTCTACGGCATCGGCGCCGGCCTGCTGGCCTGGGGCGTGCTGGAGTACGGGCTGAACTGGCTGAACCAGTCGGTGGTCGGCCTGGCCGGGCTGTACGACAGCGACTTCGCCCTCGGCGGCGTGCCGGCCGAGGACGGCCTGTCGTTGCTGGTCGGTGCATTGCTGCTCGGCTGGGTCGGTGCCTGGCTGGCGGTGGCGCGCCACCTGCGCCAGCTCGCCCCGCAGTGA
- the ftsE gene encoding cell division ATP-binding protein FtsE, whose product MIRFEQVGKRYPNGHVGLHELSFRARRGEFLFVTGHSGAGKSTLLRLLLALERPTSGKLLLAGQDIGAIGNSEIPFLRRQIGVVFQNHHLLFDRSVFDNVALPLQILGLPRAEIEQRVGEALERVSLKDMGEALPADLSSGQQQRVGIARAVVHQPALLLADEPTGNLDPRLAAEIMGVFEDINRMGTTVLIASHDLALIARMRHRLLTLQRGRLIGDGEPG is encoded by the coding sequence ATGATCCGTTTCGAGCAGGTGGGCAAGCGGTATCCCAACGGCCACGTCGGCCTGCACGAACTGAGCTTCCGCGCCCGGCGCGGCGAGTTCCTCTTCGTTACCGGGCACTCGGGAGCCGGCAAGAGCACCCTGCTGCGCCTGCTGCTGGCGCTGGAGCGGCCGACCAGCGGCAAGCTGCTGCTGGCCGGCCAGGACATCGGCGCCATCGGCAATTCCGAGATTCCCTTCCTGCGCCGGCAGATCGGCGTGGTGTTCCAGAACCACCACCTGCTGTTCGACCGCAGCGTGTTCGACAACGTCGCCCTGCCGCTGCAGATCCTCGGCCTGCCGCGCGCCGAGATCGAGCAGCGGGTCGGCGAGGCGCTGGAGCGGGTATCGCTGAAGGACATGGGCGAGGCGCTGCCCGCCGACCTGTCCAGCGGCCAGCAGCAGCGCGTCGGCATCGCCCGTGCGGTGGTGCACCAGCCGGCCCTGCTGCTCGCCGACGAGCCCACCGGCAACCTCGACCCGCGCCTGGCGGCCGAGATCATGGGCGTGTTCGAGGACATCAACCGTATGGGGACCACCGTGCTGATCGCCAGCCATGACCTTGCCCTGATCGCGCGCATGCGCCATCGCCTGCTGACCCTGCAACGCGGTCGCCTGATCGGCGACGGGGAGCCGGGCTGA